From a single Xiphophorus maculatus strain JP 163 A chromosome 5, X_maculatus-5.0-male, whole genome shotgun sequence genomic region:
- the anxa10 gene encoding annexin A10, translating into MLVVSSCRPSLLSAGCVRSFSRRLHLSDHLEKPPKIFKMATRGTVKASTNFKASADAEVLQKAMKGLGTDEDAILQLLTARSNAQRQEIKAAYKTLFGKDLVDDLKGELGGKFETLVVALMTPPLTYDVTCLRNAIKGAGTDEKVLVEILSSRTPQQVKDIVAAYRQEYDDDLEEDVCGDTSGHFKRLLVILLQAKRQSGIQEGNIETDAQALFKAGEEKYGTDEQSFVTILGNRSAQHLRKVFDAYMKMSGYEMEESIQRETSGGLKDLLLAVVKCARSVPAYFAETLYYAMKGAGTDDNTLIRVMVSRSEVDLLDIRAEFRKMFACSLHSMIKGDTSGDYRKTLLLLCGGDDA; encoded by the exons ATGTTAGTGGTTTCCTCCTGCCGtccttctctcctctctgccGGCTGCGTTCGGAGCTTCTCCCGACGGCTACATCTCAGCG ATCATCTTGAAAAACCTCCCAAGATCTTCAAAATG GCCACCAGAGGAACTGTTAAAGCCAGCACTAACTTCAAAGCCAGTGCAGATGCTGAGGTTCTGCAGAAAGCCATGAAAGGATTGG GGACCGACGAGGATGCCATCCTGCAGCTGCTGACTGCTCGCAGCAACGCCCAACGACAGGAGATCAAGGCGGCCTACAAGACTCTGTTTGGAAAG GACCTGGTGGACGACCTGAAGGGAGAGCTGGGCGGCAAATTCGAGACACTGGTCGTGGCTCTTATGACTCCGCCTCTCACCTATGACGTGACATGCCTTCGAAATGCCATCAAG GGGGCAGGAACAGATGAGAAGGTTCTGGTGGAGATACTTTCCTCTAGAACACCTCAGCAGGTGAAGGACATAGTTGCTGCTTACAGACAAG AGTATGACGACGACTTGGAGGAGGATGTATGTGGGGACACATCAGGTCACTTCAAGAGACTCCTGGTGATTCTCCTTCAG GCGAAAAGGCAGTCGGGAATTCAGGAGGGCAACATCGAGACTGATGCTCAG GCTCTGTTTAAAGCAGGAGAGGAGAAGTACGGGACCGACGAACAGTCGTTTGTTACCATCCTGGGAAACCGGAGCGCCCAGCACCTGAGGAAAG TGTTCGATGCCTACATGAAGATGTCTGGATATGAGATGGAGGAGAGTATTCAGAGGGAAACATCTGGAGGCCTGAAGGACCTGCTCCTGGCAGTGG tgaagTGTGCCAGGAGTGTTCCAGCCTATTTTGCGGAGACTCTTTACTACGCCATGAAA ggaGCAGGGACAGACGACAACACCCTCATTAGAGTGATGGTGAGCCGCAGTGAAGTCGACTTGCTAGACATCCGAGCCGAGTTCAGGAAGATGTTTGCCTGCTCTCTGCATTCAATGATCAAG GGAGACACCAGCGGTGACTACAGGAAGACTCTGCTGTTGCTCTGCGGCGGAGACGATGCATAA
- the fgfbp1 gene encoding fibroblast growth factor-binding protein 1 isoform X2 — MFPLRALFSIGLFLVLLKLRLLRASGAKQPGAAPRIGGGTFITSDGTRCAWRAGEAGEAVKVRVNCERQGGVNKTRCEYLGRPRSCPGYNSDPKAFWKQVARAFKKMRDKVCVDGRALVKAGMCKHAPRDANLRLDPNSVKRSAAAPTTPPVQPTSATCVKRADQRRTAEEFCSSWASVCAFFMTMLQSEDC, encoded by the coding sequence ATGTTTCCGCTGAGGGCTCTCTTCTCCATTGGGCTGTTCTTGGTTCTCCTGAAGCTCCGACTCCTCCGGGCTTCTGGCGCCAAGCAGCCCGGCGCCGCGCCGCGGATCGGCGGAGGGACGTTCATCACCAGCGACGGGACGCGGTGCGCGTGGCGCGCGGGAGAAGCGGGGGAAGCGGTGAAGGTCCGGGTGAACTGCGAGAGGCAGGGCGGCGTCAACAAGACCCGCTGCGAGTACCTCGGCAGACCTCGGAGCTGTCCGGGTTACAACTCGGACCCCAAAGCCTTCTGGAAACAAGTGGCGCGCGCCTTCAAGAAGATGCGGGATAAAGTGTGCGTGGACGGTCGCGCGCTGGTGAAAGCCGGCATGTGTAAGCACGCGCCCAGAGATGCGAACCTCAGACTGGATCCGAACAGCGTGAAAAGAAGCGCCGCTGCTCCCACGACGCCGCCCGTCCAGCCCACGAGCGCGACGTGCGTAAAGCGCGCGGATCAGCGGAGAACAGCGGAGGAGTTCTGCAGCTCCTGGGCCAGCGTGTGCGCGTTCTTCATGACTATGCTGCAGAGCGAGGACTGCTAG
- the fgfbp1 gene encoding fibroblast growth factor-binding protein 1 isoform X1, which produces MKNHAPGHRETQHANLRTAALLILVDFVFCVFSFLLKAVMFPLRALFSIGLFLVLLKLRLLRASGAKQPGAAPRIGGGTFITSDGTRCAWRAGEAGEAVKVRVNCERQGGVNKTRCEYLGRPRSCPGYNSDPKAFWKQVARAFKKMRDKVCVDGRALVKAGMCKHAPRDANLRLDPNSVKRSAAAPTTPPVQPTSATCVKRADQRRTAEEFCSSWASVCAFFMTMLQSEDC; this is translated from the exons ATGAAAAACCACGCGCCGGGCCACAGAGAGACACAGCACGCGAATTTACGCACGGCGGCACTCCTCATTCTG gtggattttgtgttttgtgtttttagttttctgctgAAAGCAGTAATGTTTCCGCTGAGGGCTCTCTTCTCCATTGGGCTGTTCTTGGTTCTCCTGAAGCTCCGACTCCTCCGGGCTTCTGGCGCCAAGCAGCCCGGCGCCGCGCCGCGGATCGGCGGAGGGACGTTCATCACCAGCGACGGGACGCGGTGCGCGTGGCGCGCGGGAGAAGCGGGGGAAGCGGTGAAGGTCCGGGTGAACTGCGAGAGGCAGGGCGGCGTCAACAAGACCCGCTGCGAGTACCTCGGCAGACCTCGGAGCTGTCCGGGTTACAACTCGGACCCCAAAGCCTTCTGGAAACAAGTGGCGCGCGCCTTCAAGAAGATGCGGGATAAAGTGTGCGTGGACGGTCGCGCGCTGGTGAAAGCCGGCATGTGTAAGCACGCGCCCAGAGATGCGAACCTCAGACTGGATCCGAACAGCGTGAAAAGAAGCGCCGCTGCTCCCACGACGCCGCCCGTCCAGCCCACGAGCGCGACGTGCGTAAAGCGCGCGGATCAGCGGAGAACAGCGGAGGAGTTCTGCAGCTCCTGGGCCAGCGTGTGCGCGTTCTTCATGACTATGCTGCAGAGCGAGGACTGCTAG